In the genome of Arachis stenosperma cultivar V10309 chromosome 6, arast.V10309.gnm1.PFL2, whole genome shotgun sequence, the window GCTCCAGCCTCCGCCGCGGAAGCAGATTGGCTTCCCCGATCTCGATTCAGATTCCCAAAACCTAAACAAAAACCCTAATAATTCTCCTCTAAAGGAGAGGAATTTCCCCTTCATGAAAGCGCTGACAACCGCAGACAACAAGAACGACCCTTGCGCTGGAAAGTACATTTATGTCCACGATCTTCCATCGAGGTTCAACGAGGACATGCTCAAAGAGTGCAGAAGCTTGAGCCTTTGGACCAACATGTGCAAGTTCACCACAAATGCTGGCCTTGGTCCACCCCTCGAGAACGTTGAAGGTGTTTTCTCCAACACCGGTTGGTACGCCACAAACCAGTTCGCAGTTGATGTTATCTTCAGCAACAGGATGAAGCAGTACGAGTGCTTGACCAAGGATTCCTCCATTGCCGCCGCATTCTTCGTGCCGTTCTACGCCGGATTCGACATTGCACGGTACCTTTGGGGCTACAATATCTCAATGAGGGACGCTGCGTCGCTTGATTTGGTTGATTGGCTCATGAAAAGGCCGGAATGGAAGATCATGGGCGGGAAGGATCATTTTCTTGTTGCTGGAAGGATAACATGGGATTTCAGGAGGTTGAGTGAGGAAGAATCTGATTGGGGGAACAAGCTTCTGTTCTTGCCTGCGGCGAAGAACATGTCTATGCTTGTGGTTGAATCCAGTCCTTGGAATGCCAATGATTATGGGATCCCTTATCCGACATATTTTCACCCTGCCAAAGATGAAGATGTTTTTGTTTGGCAGGATAGGATGAGGAAGTTGAAGAGGAAATGGTTGTTCTCATTCGCAGGAGCGCCTCGCCCGGACAATCCGAAATCCATTAGGGGGCAGATAATTGAGCAGTGCAGGAGTTCAAAAGTTGGAAAGCTCTTGGAGTGTGATTTTGGAGAGAGCAAATGCCATTCCCCTAGCAGCATTATGCAGATGTTTCAGAGTTCACTATTCTGCCTTCAGCCACAGGGCGATTCGTACACGAGAAGATCCGCTTTTGATTCAATGCTGGCTGGTTGCATTCCTGTTTTCTTCCATCCGGGTTCAGCTTATACACAATATACTTGGCATCTTCCTAAGAATTACACCAAGTATTCCGTGTTCATCCCTGAGGATGATATTCGCAAGAGGAATGTGAGCATTGAGGAGAGGCTTAGTGAGATTCCACCGGAGCAAGTGAGCATCATGAGGGAGGAGGTTATTAGTCTCATTCCTAGGCTAGTGTATGCAGATCCTCGTTCCAAGTTAGAGACCCTTAAGGATGCGTTTGATGTTTCGGTGCAAGCAATCATTGACAAGGTTACCAATCTGAGGAAGGACATGATTGAGGGTCGCACAGATGAGAACTTCATTGAGGAGAACAGTTGGAAGTATGCATTGTTGGATGAGGGGCAGCGCGAGGTTGGGCCTCATGAATGGGATCCTTTCTTCTCAAAGCCGAAGGATGGCAATGGGGAATCCAGTGATACCTCTGCTGAAGCTGCAAAGAATTCTTGGAAAAATGAGCAGAGAAGCCAATAGTGATTCATCAAAATTGGAGATACGAATTTCATGATCTGGAGGCTTCTAAATGTGGATTAATGCAGACTCAAATCATTTCCCGAATTAGGGATGAAGAACAGGTAGAAAATCAATTGCTGGAGTTTTGAACTTGCTGCAGAATTTGTATGCGAGTTAACTATGCAGGTTTCTTTGTCGAGAACCCCCGGCTTTAAGAGATAGATATACTCTGCTTTCTACAGTTTTGTTATATATAGATTCTTTTTTTCTGTCTGGTTTCAACATTATGTATTCTCAGTGGCTCCTAGATGTATTCTCCAAGGTTTAATAATTATTTGATACAATACTTTTCTTCACTTGATTCATATTATAGgaaatataaacaaaattatGGTTAATCATGTGTTGAAGTGTGCACTTGAATGGTCTTTATATCTGTTGGTAGATGCATCAGCGTTGCATGGTTGTATGCTAGAGACTTGATACTATACTGAAGCATGGTTACATTTGGAAGATATAAGATCACTTTCATTCTATGACCATGAAAAATAATTGTCATACAATTCTTTACTTCTCCATTTGTTTGATTGTTTGCTCTGTTTCTTACCTAAAATAATAGTCCTTTCATTTGTTTGTATTAGTTGACATAATCATTTTACGTGTATAATTCAGGTTGCTTTTagcaagaaaacaaagaagaaaatgCTAGGCACAGTGAAATCCTCCGTTTGATTCACTATGATGAGTATCTTTGTGATGTCTTTTATGTCTTCTGTTGTGATATATTTTTAGTCTGGTTTACCTTCTGATGACTCTACTTAATTGAGATACAATTCTCAATAACATACTGTGAGGTTTCATTTATTTCTTTGTATTTGAATGGGGTGAATGTCGTAATTGGCACGCGTGGAaatctttaagttctaattggtctttgttttaatcttctagttttatttttcatgttttatgACAATTGTTTTTACAAATGTAAATAGATACCAACCATGCCTAATAACCTTTTTGGAATGAACTTCAGGTTGGGTGTGAGATATCATAGCTTTTGTCCTTAATGGATTTGCATTTTGCTTTTTGTCCTGTtggtttttactttttaataaaCCTTTTTTATCTGCATGTTCGTGCCTCTCTTTTGTCGTCTTTGTTTGTCTGGTGTCATTTTTTGCGGTCAAAAAGGTTATGGACTTATGGTTGGTTTGATGTTATATATAATAAGGCAATGCAAGCAATGATGGAGAATCTATGTACAAAATGATATTCAATTCGAAAGGTACTTAATTGTAATACAAATGTCCATGTTGATTGTAGACTAGTATCCTGTTCTCCGATGGTCTGAACTATTCCAATTAACTTCGTTCATAaatcattttatatatatatatatatatatatatattagaccAAGGATGGGGTGACTCGAACTCACAACCTTTAAGTGAGTATGGAGAGATTATGTCATTTGAACTATAGTTTGTTGGCATAAATCATAATAAATTACTAAACAAATATATGGTCAAATAAATATTAATCATTGAATTCTAACTGTACTTGGTTTCCTTTTGAGTTTAGTTCTATTTGGTTTTTGAGATTAGTGTGTTGTACCGATTTAGTCTctaaaatcctaatttctctAAATTTAGTTTCCAAATTTAAAAAAGTACACCATGTTAGTCCTAAACAAATTTTTCATCACCAAAACTCAACGCCGTGAGTGGCATGACTTAGTCCTTGCCATGCTAGAGATGATAATGCCTAGATGacataaaaaaaaagtgagatTGAACCAATTTGATCTTTTCTCGTCCTTTTATAAactaaatcaaataatattctttttattcttcttcttctccatcttcttcttttctgtGCATAGTTGCAGTTCGAGAATCATGATTGCAGGTGGCAGCTTGAGTTCTATGCGCTCAATCACCAAGACCCTTACCCATAGTAGATCTTTGCAGGTTTCAGAGTGGTGTGATTGTGGCTGTTGCCATGTCCTCCGTTGATCAATAAATTTAAACTCTAATAAGTCATTCTTTGGATTTCTCAACTATAACGTGAGAAATTCTGCTCAATGATTGCATTTTTGTTAATGAATTTTGTTTggaatataaaaaattatttgtttcaGACCACTAGCAAGAGGTGGGATCGATTATTTGTGTGGGCTGAGAATGGacaagaagaagtggttgacaATGGACAACAAGAAGTGTGTGCCCTGTGCGGATTAATTGCCACTCGTCACTAACCACCATGAGCAGAGTTACAAATCCTTGCAGTTGTGTTTAATCTCCACGCACACTTATACACACTTTCTGAAAGTCAATATTTAGCTTTAAATTCTTTTTCCACCAACAACCACTACTTACTTTTAGCCATGGAAGAgagaaattttttgttttaaaattcagagggaaaggagaaggagaagagtGATCAAATTGGTGGAGAAGTGATGTTATATTACTTTAAAATCCTCAAACAACGTCGTTTCAATTTTTCTTTAGCGCCTAAATATATACGACGTTTTTTCCTTTCCAGCGTGGTAAGGATTAAGCCCCGTCACTCACGACGTTGAGCTTTAGTGATAGAAAATGACTTGAGATTAAAGTAATGTACTTTTTGAAATTAAGAGACTAAATTAAAACAACTGAAATTTTAAGAATTAACTCAATATAACTCgccaattttaaaaactaaaataggGCTCAACTCTTCCATTTTTCTACTAttaaaggtaattcataattaaaattagcaaccattttataataaaattatctctTGATAAATAATTGATATGGCTTGAACTAAAAGTACCATGTCATAAAGtgcaaaaaatattaaaattgtgcTCCTAAAATATTAGGTAGCCTTTGCTTTTAAAAGGCAGACTATAGAGAAGTAAgttttctcaattttttctattatttaataaaataaaattttttattattcaatattttttttacatatatatattttttgtcctaTTTAAAGATGGTAAGATGAGAAATCACACCTTTCGAAAtagttaaagaaaaaaatggagagAATTCATTTTTTCCCATGGCATCTCCCTTCTTTTCTCCGCCAACGCAATTTCTTCCGACGATGATGCTGCCGCCTTCCACACCTACGGCGTTTCCCTTATCTCCTCCAGCGAGGCATGTCACATCCCTCTTCCAAATTCTATGaaactaaaattatataaaactaaaatgattagaatattaatatttttgaagTATCTAAAAATTTTCCTATTTATTACATTGAACCTTTTTTATGACCGACTCTgaacatttatttatttatttatttattggaaTTTTTTTAAGCTAATTCTATAGTATTTataaattagtatttaatttttatctacttatattttataaaaaatactaaattgtTAAAAgtgatttatttttatttttttaaattaaatattagttcttaatttttttgacaagttaagcacaaCCATTTAGGTGCTATggcgaattttttttttttttttatgttgctATTTTATCACTCCAACCAAACACTGTCTTACTATCAGCGAATTTAAGGGCCTTGTTTTCCGGAAGGACATTGATTCTTTTTCGTTGGTTTGCTAGTTAGTACTATTTGGTCATGGACCCACTTTCCTATTTGAAGGTGTTTAGATTCTACAAGGCCCAACTGTGTACATTGGTCTGAGATATACAACTATTGAGTGCAACTTGGACCAGCTCTGTTTTATGCTGTTTCTAATTTGGACTTGGACCTCTCATTGTATATGAACCAGTACCTCGGCATGTGTAGTGAGTGCTCATGTTATCCATGAGGGACAGGGACCCTTCATTACAATAATTCTTCCATTGATATAACCTATCTTTTTAGATAGCGTTTATTTTGAGGTATTTGAacaaaaattactaaaatttcaatctctattttttaaattttagaatctcaaaaaaaatagagacaagaaactgaaatttttagagacaaaaactaaaattttaataacattttatacctagaATATCtctatttcaattaattaattttaattttattctttatacaaattaaattaaaattttattcttatttcagtctttattttctactttacactaaacacaatactaaaatttattttaatctctACCTCTCAGCTTCTATCTCTATTTCAAATGCTACCTTAGTCTCTATCTCCTTTCATTTACATGGTACTGCACTACAGCTAAATACTAATGTTTTTACTTATATATGTGTGCATAGAGTCATAGAGATCATTATCTTTAAGTGTATGTATTAATTTCCGGTTTCATAAGACCAGAAAAGTGAATCATGGAGGGCCATGTACACCTCAAAAACAGCATGTCCCCAACTTATACAACTAATgaatttactttttaaaaaaataaaataaaagtcaCCAAAGTAATGTATAAACTATACAACATTTAATTATCTTTGATGTTCCAAGAATAAGTCAGTATTCTTACTCtgatgaattaattatttttcacaTTAGTATTatagatttattttttaatttaaatttaaaaaataataataaaatagaaactAACATTAAATAGGCAAAATAAATGatacaaaacaaaaacattCATTTGCTTTGaaaaaacacaaacaaaaaataattgtGTTGTTGATAAAAGACTATGCTATAATATAACGAATTCTTaattgttagaaacaagagattGAGAGAATAATCTAAAAAGTGTATTATTTAGTGTGATGAAAAGTACAATGTATAAGAGATATATATAGATGTCAGAggaatcaaaataataaaaatatagaatcttacaattaatatacagatatgctatataaatataaacgaTACTAAATTATCTAAAATGATTCTAATGTTTCTCTAATATATCTCTAACATTAATTATTTGGCTATATTCACAAAGTATCTGCAAAATTTACTGGTGTcaactgaaaacaaaaatttGAATGTATAATTGTGAGCTACTAAAATTGAAGGGTGctaagaaaatgaaagaaatcaAGTACATTACATATCCCGCACGAGACGCAAAGGAGAAGGAGCATGAGGCATAGATACGAAAATCAAATCCAGAGAGCCtagatataattaataaatgcaTGCAATGATAAGAACAAAGATACAGAATATTTTGAAGCTAACGGCTACTTAGCTTACTTACCTAAGTCTCTTGTTCTATTTAAAGCTTAGCAATAACATCTCGTGACACACACCAAGCTCCATTATCAGCTCCCTCCCTCACTCAAGGATCCTCGTGATGAAGAGCTCTCATATTTCACGAGCTTCATATTCCTCACTTACAACAACGCTTCTTCATTCTCCTCCTTCAAATACCCCTTCATGCACCCCACCACAACACAACAATCAAAAACATAAACATTCTCGTACTAATGGAATCCAAAATTCAACCATTTTTCCTCACTTTTTTCCTATTCATCATTCTTACCCATGCAGAAGAAACTCTTGGAACTTATATAGTTCAACTACACCCTCATGGCAAAACCAGCACCCTCTTCACCTCCAAACAAAACTGGCACCTCTCTTTCATTCAACAAACCATCTCTTCCAACCAAGACCCCTCCTCGCGCCTCCTCTACTCCTACCACTCCGCCATGGACGGTTTTGCGGCTACTCTAACCCACTCCGAGTTCAAATACTTGCAAAATTTGCCTGATGTTCTATCCATTAAACCGGACAGGTTGCTTCAGCTTCAAACCACCTACTCTTACAAATTCTTGGGGCTTAACCCTGCTAGAGAAAACGGTTGGTATCAATCCGGATTCGGCCGCGGAACCATAATCGGAGTTCTAGACACCGGAGTGTGGCCGGAGAGTCCTAGTTTCAACGATCAAGGGATGCCGCCGGTTCCGAAGAAATGGAAAGGTATATGCCAACAAGGACAAGCCTTTAACTTTTCTAATTGTAACAGAAAACTCATTGGTGCGAGGTACTTCACAAAAGGTCACCTTGCGGTTTCGCCTTCGAGGATTCCGGAGTATCTCTCTCCCAGGGACTCCTCTGGCCACGGCACGCATACCTCGTCCACGGCGGGTGGCGCTCCGGTCACCATGGCAAACGTGTTCGGGTATGCGGCCGGCGTGGCCAGAGGAATGGCACCGGGTGCTCACATTGCAGTTTACAAAGTCTGCTGGTTCAATGGCTGCTACAATTCCGATATCATGGCGGCCATGGATGTTGCGATTCGCGACGGCGTGGACGTCCTCTCTTTGTCAATAGGCGGCTTTCCGGTGCCTCTTTTCGACGATAGCATCGCCATTGGAAGCTTCAGAGCAATGGAGCATGGAATTTCGGTCATTTGTGCAGCAGGGAATAATGGACCTACAGCAATGTCTGTTGCCAATGAAGCTCCATGGATTGCCACGATCGGCGCAAGTACAGTGGATAGAAAATTTCCGGCTATCGTCCGCTTGGCGAACGGAAAGATTCTCTATGGAGAATCAATGTATCCGTTCGACAGGCGAACGCGAACCGGAGAAGAACTCGAGGTAGTTTATTTGTCTAATGAAGACACAGAGTCTCAGTTTTGCCTCAGAGGCTCTCTTCCAAGGGAGAAGGTGAAAGGAAAAATGGTGGTTTGTGACAGAGGTGTTAATGGCAGATCAGAGAAGGGACAGGTTGTGAAGGAAGCTGGTGGTGCTGCTATGATTCTGGCGAATACAGAGTTGAATTTGGAGGAAGATTCCGTGGATGTTCATGTTCTGCCTGCAACTCTGATAGGATTTGATGAATCAGTTATCCTCAAGAATTATATAAACTCCACTGCAAGGCCTCTGGCTCGAATCGAATTCGGAGGAACTGTGATCGGAAGGACTAGAGCTCCACAGGTGGCAAGGTTCTCGGCCCGTGGGCCGAGTTATTCCAATCCTTCGATCCTTAAACCGGACGTTATAGCTCCGGGAGTTAACATAATTGCGGCCTGGCCTCAGAACCTCGGTCCGACCGGGCTCCCGGAAGATTCTAGGAGAGTGAACTTCTCTGTTATGTCTGGTACTTCAATGTCTTGTCCTCATGTTAGTGGAATAGCGGCGTTAATCCGCTCGGCTCACCCTGCATGGTCTCCTGCGGCCGTCAAGTCAGCTGTCATGACGACCGCAGAAGTAACAGACCATGCAGGGAGAGCTATACTGGACGAGGACAAGCAGGCTAGCGTTTTCGCTACCGGCTCCGGGCACGTGAATCCTCAGAGAGCCTTGAATCCGGGGCTGGTATATGATATTCGGCCGGAGGATTACGTGGCACACCTTTGCAGCCTTGGATACACAATGTCAGAGGTGTTTAGCATAACTCATAGGAATGTGAGCTGCCATGAGATGTTGAAGGTGAATAGAGGGTTCAGCCTTAACTATCCTTCTTTCTCGGTGAGTTTTAAGGGTGGGATGAGCAGGAAGATGTTTAGCAGAAGAGTTACAAATGTTGGGAGTCCTAATTCCATTTACTCGGTGGAGGTTATGGCACCAGAAGGAGTGAAAGTGATAGTGAAACCAAAGAAGCTTTTCTTCAAGAGAAGAAATCAAAGCTTGAGTTATAGGGTTTGGTTTTTGTCAAGAAAAAGGGTTAAGAAAGGTAATGGGATGGATTTCGCACAAGGCCATTTGACTTGGTTGCACTCTCAGAAAGGTTCTTACAGGGTTAGAAGCCCAATTGCAGTGACTTGGAAGTcttagtagtagtagtagaCTACAACTTGGCCATTGTTTGTTTTTGagcttttttttattattattatttttattttttaaactatcATTATTGCTTCAATAGCTTCATGTCTTGAAGAGTTTGTACTGAACTCTGTTATGAGTTATAAATGATGAATAATTGGTGAAGCCAAGTTCTATACTTCTATTTAAAAACTCTAATATTTGTTTTCCTTCCTTTATACTTTATATAAGACTCTAATTTTCATTTATCTTCTCCTTATTCAAGTATAAGGTTGGATTCATTAAAAGAATCTAATTTTAAGGCTCAATTTTATGGATATGGAAGGTTTGGGTGTGCTATTTTCAAATGTGAAGTTATGGCGTACAAGATAAAAATGTGGGACAGATTTTTCTGAGCCAAAGATAGAACAACTCAGACTATGCAAATTCTTTGGAAATGAAATTTTGCTTCACAAATCGCATGGTACGATTTGAAGCTGATGAAATTTGAAATCTGAAACACGCAACTAGATCCTCCGTTTTGCTTGTTCTGGCTAAATTTGTTGAACAAAACGCAACTCGGACCGTTTGTATTCAAGAACACAACTCGTAGGATCCGAGTTTTGGTTCTTCTGATCCCACAACGAAATAAAGCACTTCTCCTTCTTATATGCGAGTCCAACACCTCTTTTCTTTccatattcaaattaaaaagtataattttaacAGTAAAGAGTTTGTTATTTTCACTTTTCTTAAGGCCTTGAAAAATTAGGAAGAGTTAAAGTAGCtgtcaaaattttgaaatttcttCATTATTAGTCTTGAATATAACTGATTTTACTTATATCATTGATTCATTGTACATATTACAAAAGAGTTAGTGATAATTTTATCATTCTATTGTTGTACATAGATGACATGATGATTGGTCCAACAAAAAATATATCCGAGATTTGAAGACTCAATATTAGGCTAAAAAATTTGATACAAAAGACTTGAAATTTGTAAACAAGATTTCATAGAAATAAATTCACCAAGACAAAAAATGATAGGTAGATTCGACTATCTAAAAAGAATAATTTGAGGAAGTTCTTGTGGCACTTCTATAAGCAAAGAGGATAGAAATATTTCAAGTATCGTTTTGATTAGTAGCAAAAACCTTATATATGCCATGATCGGACTCTGCAATGATTTTGGCAAAGAAAATCCACTATAAATTATATGTTTACATTTGTAAAAGGTTTAGTAGACTAGTTATCAAAGCTAAAATCAGTTATCATACTATCTACTATAAAAGCTGAACATATGACAACTATACAATCttgatttatataatttttacacACATGTACAAGTGTGTTGTAATTTTTTGTTGTATTTAAAtacttgtaatttttttgtattagtCATATTGATGCATTGAagtacaaaatattttatataattatataattatatttattcttttgtATGACTATTCGAaccattaaaataaaaataattatttttattaatataatattacataattaaatatacgtataaaactattttaaattaatagtgcattaaattaaattctttttatcattgtcaaagataaattaataatgttcaattttattcttttttcatCTTCAAAATttagttacttattttattttattcactATGATACCCAACAGTTGAGACAAAAAATAGATTTCTCCTAATTTGGTTTTGTATAGTTTTtacacataaatttttttttgtattttagtGTTTGTAGTTTTTCCTCTTAGtcctattatttttattattgttaaaaaaa includes:
- the LOC130935528 gene encoding xyloglucan galactosyltransferase MUR3; amino-acid sequence: MRRRPVTGVLSDQMEKSAPKNQNSRICFLAALSAFFWLLLLYFHFVVLGTTTTPTPSSAVDQSAKFINPTTFDANKDEDDDSNELPVQRLQPPPRKQIGFPDLDSDSQNLNKNPNNSPLKERNFPFMKALTTADNKNDPCAGKYIYVHDLPSRFNEDMLKECRSLSLWTNMCKFTTNAGLGPPLENVEGVFSNTGWYATNQFAVDVIFSNRMKQYECLTKDSSIAAAFFVPFYAGFDIARYLWGYNISMRDAASLDLVDWLMKRPEWKIMGGKDHFLVAGRITWDFRRLSEEESDWGNKLLFLPAAKNMSMLVVESSPWNANDYGIPYPTYFHPAKDEDVFVWQDRMRKLKRKWLFSFAGAPRPDNPKSIRGQIIEQCRSSKVGKLLECDFGESKCHSPSSIMQMFQSSLFCLQPQGDSYTRRSAFDSMLAGCIPVFFHPGSAYTQYTWHLPKNYTKYSVFIPEDDIRKRNVSIEERLSEIPPEQVSIMREEVISLIPRLVYADPRSKLETLKDAFDVSVQAIIDKVTNLRKDMIEGRTDENFIEENSWKYALLDEGQREVGPHEWDPFFSKPKDGNGESSDTSAEAAKNSWKNEQRSQ
- the LOC130933452 gene encoding subtilisin-like protease SBT1.2; amino-acid sequence: MESKIQPFFLTFFLFIILTHAEETLGTYIVQLHPHGKTSTLFTSKQNWHLSFIQQTISSNQDPSSRLLYSYHSAMDGFAATLTHSEFKYLQNLPDVLSIKPDRLLQLQTTYSYKFLGLNPARENGWYQSGFGRGTIIGVLDTGVWPESPSFNDQGMPPVPKKWKGICQQGQAFNFSNCNRKLIGARYFTKGHLAVSPSRIPEYLSPRDSSGHGTHTSSTAGGAPVTMANVFGYAAGVARGMAPGAHIAVYKVCWFNGCYNSDIMAAMDVAIRDGVDVLSLSIGGFPVPLFDDSIAIGSFRAMEHGISVICAAGNNGPTAMSVANEAPWIATIGASTVDRKFPAIVRLANGKILYGESMYPFDRRTRTGEELEVVYLSNEDTESQFCLRGSLPREKVKGKMVVCDRGVNGRSEKGQVVKEAGGAAMILANTELNLEEDSVDVHVLPATLIGFDESVILKNYINSTARPLARIEFGGTVIGRTRAPQVARFSARGPSYSNPSILKPDVIAPGVNIIAAWPQNLGPTGLPEDSRRVNFSVMSGTSMSCPHVSGIAALIRSAHPAWSPAAVKSAVMTTAEVTDHAGRAILDEDKQASVFATGSGHVNPQRALNPGLVYDIRPEDYVAHLCSLGYTMSEVFSITHRNVSCHEMLKVNRGFSLNYPSFSVSFKGGMSRKMFSRRVTNVGSPNSIYSVEVMAPEGVKVIVKPKKLFFKRRNQSLSYRVWFLSRKRVKKGNGMDFAQGHLTWLHSQKGSYRVRSPIAVTWKS